In the genome of Lacerta agilis isolate rLacAgi1 chromosome 2, rLacAgi1.pri, whole genome shotgun sequence, one region contains:
- the LOC117042184 gene encoding thymosin beta-15A homolog, which produces MCDKPDLSEVEKFDKKKLKKTNTEEKNTLPSKETIEQEKESAKCS; this is translated from the exons ATGTGTGACAAACCCGATCTCTCCGAAGTGGAGAAGTTTGATAAGAAGAAGCTCAAGAAAACCAACACGGAGGAGAAGAACACGCTTCCTTCCAAGGAGA CCATCGAACAGGAGAAGGAGTCTGCGAAGTGCTCATAG